In Mytilus edulis chromosome 8, xbMytEdul2.2, whole genome shotgun sequence, the genomic window GGTGTTTGGCGCAGTCATGAGGTTATTTGTCCGATATTGTCTCTCTGATGGACCAGCTTAACGCAAGagaatatataaaacatttttgttaaacGTTCATGTATGTACCTTTCATCCAAACAGGATATTTTGTCCCACACTGGTTTATTTTCTGAGGAGTTGACACAATATCGTTTCCACTGGCACTTTCAACTCTATACCAGCCATCACGTAAATCTGAATCGTCATAAGGTTTATCGTTCTGTTGCAAAGTGTAGTTTGATGTTCTTTTGACTTCTCCTTTGAGCAGCCTGTAGTTCATTATATTACAAGGATCCACTGTAAAAATACGTGCACTATTTCTTTTGTTTGTGATTTTAGAAAGACTGTTAAGTCAAAATagtttttgtcaatattttaataaCAATATTCGTTTTTTATTGATTACAATATATGCTTCtgttaaatgtataaataaatgtgGATATAAGTTGACGATAAAGGAAATGCTATCAATTCAGGTGTAATTTTAACAGttcgctttaaaaaaaaatgtttactattGATCATTTAAATTAGTGAAAGGAAAACACCGAATAGTTTTGAATAAAGATCACTAAACGAATATTTTCactaacatttgattttaaacaaatatCGACGTCTTTCATAATTAATCCCAGCTCATTTGTTCtaccaggggtgatctgagccggatcctACCTGCTTTtcttgttttgcatgctttcctttgttctgttaCATTTTGGCGGGTATGTCAAATCCACTATCAAACTAAGAATGATTTGTACAGTAAAGACTatcattcaaaatttttatagaaaaaaatccagTGTCTATGTAAGGATttgaactcaagacctttagcatatcaacccACGACACATACtcctacaccaggacgactggataccgATTACCAGTTATTTTACATTCTTAAAGGATGCAAActattttcataagtggggcgagttggcagagcTTTATTCAATGAGGTTTTAATCCTTTTCGtgaataagtgagttgtcagaatAATTGTGTTCAATGGTATTTTACccttttcaaaagtggggcgagttggtaaacaagagtGAGGTGATTTTTTTAGAAAGTGGCGATTTAGTATGGGCCAATTGGCCAGTAGGGCGAGTTAACATGGTTTCATATTTAATCATCGTGtccgggggtcataaagggtatacattatatagtaatatataaagtatattataacggttgtgtggcgttctcagctagattttatgaattgtgtaatgttttttcgtctaatctaaaacagctgggatgtaaaatagttattctCATGGGATAATTATTACTTATTGAATAGATTTTGAGTTTGTCTGTAATCAGGTTATATAATAACTAAACAAAAGTAAACtcttaaaaatactgaactctgagaaaaatcaaatcggaaagtccccaatcacatggcaaaatcaaaatgacaaaacacatcaaaaacgtgtctgacgtcagaaaatttatacgtcacatattttgtcgttcaatatttatacaaacaactctaaagtttcacatgggcaatgttaacatacagggttaaaaaatcaaaagtatgtaagaattaatttcagaaatagaccgagatttaacaTAGTCCAAAATTTCTATAGAATTAATAAGAATGCCCAAATGGTTCATTCCACTACGTATTTAAATAACTTTGACGTTTGTTGCTCCAcgtattttttaatttataatagaaatacAAATTGACACATGATTAGATTCGTTGTACGTTGTTCATTTCTGTATAGCATCATTTCAGGCCTTAGAGTCGTAGTTCATTTGAGTACGTTTACCGTATTCAAACTTTCGAAATTAAGAATTTTATGTTTTGGGTACTCCAAGGATTAAGCAGTTTTGTGTCTGTGTGTTGAGGAGTACTTGCATGTCAAGTATGTATCTCTTATTGATACAACATTACAAGAATTGCAATTTCACGTCTGACTTTCTAGGAATAAAGTTACTACTATTATGATTAAATAGGGGtttttatggttttgtttaaGTAATCCCCACGAATTTTTCATGGGAGCTTTATTGAATATATTTGACCATAAAAACgatttaaaagtaaaacatatcGTAATAATTCTACGATCCTGACATCACATAaaaagtacaatcacaaaaatactgaactccgaggaaaattcatgtttgaacttttgattttgccatttgattaaggactctCCTTTTcaaattttcctctgagttcagtttttttgtgattcgACTTATTTAATGGAATGTTACTCGTGTGTCCGATTTTTCACATTTTGCCTTGCCTTTTATACATCTATGACAAATATTTCTTCTGTAACATCATGaacattaaaaagtaaattacagtataaacttaattttaatttacacgtaaagtttaaagcaaaagTTAAATGTAGTTTGTAACATACTGAGGATTCGTATATTTTCGTGTGTATCAAATTtcgtggattgaagaaaactGCATTTGAGTGAATATTTGCCTACGTGGTTTGACGAAGTCTACATTAATTTCTATATCAAATTTGTGATtcgttaaatatttatattcgtGGTTCCTATGTAGACACGAAACCCATAACAAAATCGgtttccaacgaataataatgaatccacagttgaTTTTTAATAAACTTTCAGCATATAGCAggtcaaattatttttaaagcttTACTTTTGCATCCTGGAGTATACCCTGTTTCTGAAATTTCTCCTCTTGCGCATGGAATCTCTGACCCTACagagtaaaataaaaatgtaaaagtaaCAAGCAACTGGATTTCGAAAGATTAATTCAATGATCAAGTATTGTACAAAAATGTCATCAATTAATTTTGGAGATAATTATATAAGTATTGAAAGAAAAGATAAGTATATTCAGTTACTAAAGTATTTGGATTTACCCATTAGTCAAAATATTTCTAATTATCTACAATTTTTTGGTTTATAGAACTACAGATCTCCACAATTGTCAAACAAACTAAGTTCATACAGTTAAGGCGATGTAACAGTTGTGTTAAACAGCTTATTGTCATAATTAAGTACCAAAACAGTATGCCTGTGAGCAGCCATTAGTTCGTGTCAAGTTGTAGATGTAAAATGTTGAACAATTCTTTACTTGAATCGCATATGAAATATTACAGCATCCATGGTAGCTTGCTGCACATGCAGTTGCATTAACTATTGAACCATCACTTGGATAGGAACCTGTAAGAATATGAATACGTTTTTGAAACGTTGGTTCAATAATTCTGTTTTAGAGGAAGTAATATATGTACAGCTCTTTTCATGATTATTGGAAATTCAGCATAGAtaccaagtttaaaattttaaacggCAGATACCCGTTTCGTATTCAAAAGACTCTTTAATGGTGAtcgaataaaattaaaatacgaagttgaagatccaAAATCGTAAGGATTTATTTAATctcaaaaatctttttttttaaaccaggtTTCTATGATGAAATTacatattaaagataaaaaaagttgcaattttcttataatatttaattctattgaattcttttcaattttttggaaGAAGATAATTCGGGAACAAACCacaattatataaaacattatctcttgtaaaaaatttaataactaAATACCAAAATAAACACACATATGCAGTCAttcaaaattagaaataaaatgcaCAAGTTTTAAATGACATGATAATACATTTGTTACAATTGAACAAGGTATGAATATCCGCCGTGTCCTCATATCTTTTCACTAACTACTTCATTTATTCGtattcatatttctttttacGAAAAAAACCTGTACTAAATTATATAGCACTAATTGCCTGaaagaaaatatgtatttattaaagAAACAGtggtaaaaaaatgataatataaagGGTAACAAAGCCAGAAGAAAACACAAAACTACGAaatgaataaatacaaatttaCCATTCATCcaaattggttttcctgttccACATTTAAAACCCCCATGTACGCATTTAGTCGGCATTAGATTTCCTGCTTTACTATTTGGTCTGTACCAACCATTCTCAATATCAGAATCACATATTCGTCCAGCAGAAACAACATTTTTGGTTGACCTTTGCCATTGGTCAATAGTTTTGTGGTTCACCGACAGACATTCTTCAACTTTGGAATTGAGAAAAAACTTAGTGCGGTACTTATATATGAAACATATTGATCGATGAATACACTTTAATTGAAAGGTGATAAAGAAGAACACTTGAAGAATGGTACAAAATGAATGGAGAATGCTCATACAGCACAGTTATCACCAGGTTTAAAATCAGAAACTCTGCAAATCAACGGTTTTTGTTATTCGATGATGATACTTACATTTAAATCACATGGTGTGCAATACCCAAATTTCCAAGGTTAATGCAAGGTAAACACAACATATTCGAAATACATTATAGGAAAATTACGAAatcagtttcagatttttgacaTGCTGGAGCATATTAATGTTGTTCCCCGATTTGAATTTGATCAACAGGAGATTGAAAATTGTACACAAGCTCAGTCGCCTGAATTTAaatgcaaataaactcattatagatacaaCGATTGAAAATGAATGTAGTTTTTAATACTAAGTATCTAAATTACTAGTACATGAAAAGGATAAGAATGTCTCAACTGCTAATCATTATAACAGAAGGATTACATCGGTTCCCTAGATCAAACTGAACCTAGTTTGACCGTTTATGCAATGTTTCCCTTTTGTTAATATGCAAGGGAAAATAACATaacattaaaacttaattttgacATGAATAAAGCCTTTTGACCATCTGTACGATGTTGTTTCTTATATTTGTGGATTGTAGATTCAAAGAGCAAGCCTAGTGGCCTAGgctgtacggttacctatagtttttaatttctgtgtcattttggtatcttgtggagagatgtctcatttgaaatcataccacatcttcgtttttatatttatcatactTTATTCTAATCAAACAGTAAGCAATATTTTTTAAGTTTGAATATATGTTTTAGAAAACTTTATTATAGAATTGTTAAAGCTTACATTTGCATCCAGGTGAAAATCCATTTTTTGAAGTATAACCAATTGGACATGGAAGTTCACTGCctgtaataaacaaaatgtattttgctTTTAACGACAAATATCTGAAGAAATTTGAGATACATTGAAAAACTTATATAACGATCATAGATTAATTATCCCGATCTTATTCAAGTAACGATTAAtcaaacttattgtgtaattaaTTTCAAATTGTTCGAAACTGATTAACTTTTCTAGTGAAATTTCTTTAAATTACTTTTGCTCAAATAGAGGTAATTGAATAGACTCGAGGTATAAACTTTTAAGATTGTCTGATGTTTAGATTCAATAATGAATATCGTTGTGAATTAGTATATAAGCATACCAATacgatttgaaaaaaatcttcaagTAAATATGTGCAACTCTCATAAATGCTTTTCTCAAATGTTATTGTTACCGAAACAGTAAGCTTGTGAACAGCCATATGTTGGTTTAAGCATGTAGACATAAAATCCACCACAGTTCTTTACTTTGATCTCATACGATTTTTCACAGCAGCTGTTATAATCGGATACACAGGCTCTAATTGTCTTGGTTATTCCATTCATTGGATATGTACCTAAACATATGGTACAGAATAGcaccattaaaatatatttatttttgacaaatacaATAAAACCCTTATATATGCACTTAAACAAATACCAATAATATCttgcttaattttcaaaaaagaatttgCATGTGATTAGGAAAATGTCAGCATTTACATCAATTCAAAATTGATAACCGACACGAACATGCTATTTTTACATCTGTACTTACCATTCAGCCATATAGGTTTATGTGTTCCACATCTAAATCCCCCTTTAGGACATTCTGTTGGCATATCGGAACCGGCTTTACTAATACTTTTATACCAGCCAGATTTAAGATAAGAATCACATATTCTGTATTTCATAGCTGTGTTTGCTATTGACCTCTTCCATTCATCTAATTTTGTAAAGTTTGTACATGGATCGTCAGCTGTAcataaaaggaaataaaaatattagcAATTGTCACGTTTTTAACAGAACTCTCGGTTTTAAAGAGTAAGATGTTTTACAaactattttgtaattttatctaccgattaaaccattatttcaaaattaagaataATAACATTACGGACACAAACAGGTTAGAAATGTGATAAAGATTTATGATAGCGATAGTTGAACAATGGAGAAAAATCAATTATTacgatttaaatatattttttactttgaaacctttaaaatttaaattctCGCAGTGCAGTAGTGAAGCCATCGCAAATATTCTTGATTCACAGTATTTATTCAATTAAGTATCGTTCTTACAAATGAATAGCCTAATTTGCATTCACAATAGTTTGTATTCCATTACATATTTCTGAATACATGtctataaaatgaataaattttaaatcactacttacatatctttttttttatttcaatgtttttataatttcctttGCAAAAAGAAAATAAGCCTCGAAAGAAATAGTTTGTGATATGCTGAATTAATAAAGCGCATGCATCAGCTTTACTTGCACAACTTTAGTTAAAAGATAATACAAGATTTGCAATTGCGAGCATTAGCGAGTGACTACCTCGTTCCCTATTTACAAAGGTAAccgcagccattttggaaattccgaaAAAAAACACAGTGCGTCTATTTATGAgggataacatttttgttaacttTCATGAAGTTCGgacaattttgaaatattcaacaTGTTTGCTGTTTCAATCACTACAACCAGTAAatgtctgaaatggcctatatctgtactcgactgtactgattattactcgaccagtctgaattggtctgaaatttactaaataatactcgactgtagtctgaaccatacttaataGTCTGAACTTGTATTTAACCATTTCAAACGCGTCTGAACCAttctcgacctagtctgaaccatactcgacctagtctaaAAActatactcgacctagtctgaaccattatcaacctagtctgaaccatactcgaccaattCCTAACCAAGATAGACCTATTTCTTTATTTGTatctatacattgtattttataaatttagaaactggaaatttaaacaaattatataaaaactgaattgtgactaatattttcaatgttatttaaaaattttgaatgtttcaGATATATTTTATGGTTTAATATATACTGAACAATAGTAATCATTTAAACTTAAGCCTAGTAAAGATTTAGAGTGTCAGTTGAGTAAATAAATCagtgattttttgttttatataataaaatacatatacatgtaaaaaagtatataaagcaacttattcaatttatattttgttttgtaaaaccatgaatttataaaatcattataaataaacatagaaatccttgataacctttcaaaaaaaaatgtgttccaaagttgcagtaatttaaaaaatatatatttattttattcaaatttaaatattttttgtcaaactTAAAGATATAGCATACAGGAAGCACTTAATAAGGTTTAATTACATCAGTACTTATGTgtattaatgacaaaaataaaaccatacttttattaaactcgtgtattacttatttAGTGAATTCTAAAGGCCTTGCGATTTAGGTTgtacaggatgttgcaattttggatgaatgttatttagaatttaataatcTCTGATCAGATGTGATCTGTTCAATTAGTCTGCCCCCAGCAGAGGTAATAATGTATACACTAATCAGAAGAacagttttattaattttattagtttctttaattttttattctttttcaatttgatttatatCACATATAATATATCCCAAGTTATAAtcaaagatatatttctaatatcagTTTGGACATTTATGGGATTTTGTTGGCTGTTGCTACATGTACCtcatttaaaacataattatattacGTTATAGATAATGAGCAATCCTgacacagccgagttagccaaagccatCAACGAACAAAGTGACGTcccatttgaatttctaaaaaaaaaatccccaaagtaagatagaattcggaaagaattcaagattagatttgtaatactgatataacatttattaataacaatgaaaattacaatactaattaatttcaaattgtggtagtaattagataattaattgtcatcaacctcatcaaaagacaataattgtataatattttgaattgaaaatcTTGATTTAGACTATGAAAGGCAACAACAACGTGAAATACATCAaaaccatttaatttttttatgaaattaaaaacattattacgacattttttaatttaaaaatatgacattATCAGTTCTGGGTAGAATTATCActttaaagaaagaaaattacaaaattgaTTAACAAAATTGGACATATACTcacataaaattttattttcattgatacGCAACACAAAGACTATTTGGAAAAACTTCTTACCTTGAAGATAAACAATCATGCATAAACAAAGCATATATGAGGGTACAGTCCTCATCCTGATTTCATCTGGATCCGTTTCATAACTTAAAAATCAGGAACAGTCATAGCAGTATTCTGTTGTATTTCACGTTATGTTAACATATGCGATAACAATATTGATTGGTTTCTTATCAGTTATTGTATATTGAACATGTAAAAGATGAT contains:
- the LOC139484091 gene encoding uncharacterized protein — translated: MAAVTFVNRERADDPCTNFTKLDEWKRSIANTAMKYRICDSYLKSGWYKSISKAGSDMPTECPKGGFRCGTHKPIWLNGSELPCPIGYTSKNGFSPGCKFEECLSVNHKTIDQWQRSTKNVVSAGRICDSDIENGWYRPNSKAGNLMPTKCVHGGFKCGTGKPIWMNGSYPSDGSIVNATACAASYHGCCNISYAIQVKNCSTFYIYNLTRTNGCSQAYCFGSEIPCARGEISETGYTPGCKMDPCNIMNYRLLKGEVKRTSNYTLQQNDKPYDDSDLRDGWYRVESASGNDIVSTPQKINQCGTKYPVWMKGVLPPVHEKIAKRDLCMAMEDGSCQRKLSIQIQNCDKFRVYFLHHLNISFSGYCFGEKYLKIVTMSHNNKIPMK